In Gammaproteobacteria bacterium, a genomic segment contains:
- a CDS encoding multicopper oxidase domain-containing protein codes for MITSRLLSCLACSFIVVILLLAGCEKNPFAATSAYDPGRMDLKPAPARVTSERHTGAFAEGAALSFGAELKPLDPSPVKSVRLDTTHKIIEIAPGVKFSAWTFGDQVPGPTIRARVGDRIKFSMTNRSDEAAPGLRLTAAPMMHSMDFHAAMVSPQDKYRSIAPGQTMEFEFTPNYPGVFMYHCGTPMILEHIASGMYGALIVEPREGYPTKVDREYVVIQSEFYARPDPENRKVDGEPLYVLDGESVRKATPNYTVFNGVHNGMVRKPLKARPGERVRLFVLNVGPSRTSSFHVVGTIFDRVWMDGNPDNQFRGMQTVLLGSSSSAIVEFMIPEAGQYIMVDHHFANASQGAVGLIDAGGKPGEKQDIEHHNMAATATPDDPEAVKGKLDFESKCLVCHSIGQGRKLGPDLAGVTRRRSDEWLVKWLKSPETMLQSDPDAQAILKEANNFPMPNQNLSENDIRQYIKYFHWSDEHLGAPAGAKPASGAAESSERAE; via the coding sequence ATGATCACGTCTCGCCTGCTTTCATGTCTCGCCTGCTCGTTCATAGTGGTAATTTTGTTGCTCGCCGGCTGCGAAAAAAATCCGTTTGCGGCGACCAGCGCCTATGACCCCGGCAGGATGGACTTGAAACCGGCGCCGGCCAGGGTGACATCGGAGCGCCACACCGGCGCCTTTGCCGAGGGCGCGGCGCTCAGTTTCGGCGCCGAGTTGAAGCCGCTCGATCCCTCGCCGGTGAAGAGCGTCCGGCTCGACACCACGCATAAGATCATCGAAATCGCCCCCGGCGTGAAATTCAGCGCCTGGACCTTCGGCGATCAGGTGCCGGGGCCGACGATCCGCGCCCGCGTCGGCGATCGCATCAAGTTCAGCATGACCAATCGCAGCGACGAGGCGGCGCCCGGCTTGCGCCTGACCGCCGCGCCCATGATGCACTCAATGGACTTTCATGCGGCCATGGTCTCGCCGCAGGACAAGTACCGCTCGATCGCACCGGGGCAGACGATGGAGTTTGAATTCACGCCCAACTATCCGGGCGTCTTCATGTACCACTGCGGGACACCGATGATTCTGGAGCACATCGCCTCGGGCATGTACGGGGCACTCATTGTCGAACCGCGCGAGGGCTATCCCACGAAGGTGGACCGCGAGTACGTCGTCATCCAGAGCGAGTTCTACGCCAGGCCCGATCCCGAGAACCGCAAGGTGGACGGCGAACCGCTCTACGTGCTCGACGGCGAAAGCGTGCGCAAGGCGACGCCCAACTACACCGTGTTCAACGGCGTGCACAATGGCATGGTGAGAAAACCGCTGAAGGCCAGGCCGGGCGAGCGTGTGCGCCTGTTCGTGCTCAACGTCGGGCCGAGCAGGACCTCGAGCTTCCACGTTGTCGGCACGATCTTCGATCGCGTATGGATGGACGGAAATCCCGACAACCAGTTCCGCGGCATGCAGACGGTGCTGCTCGGATCCTCCAGCAGCGCCATCGTCGAGTTCATGATCCCGGAGGCCGGCCAGTACATCATGGTGGACCACCATTTCGCCAATGCCTCGCAGGGCGCGGTCGGCCTCATCGACGCCGGCGGCAAGCCCGGGGAAAAGCAGGACATCGAGCATCACAATATGGCGGCCACGGCCACGCCAGACGATCCGGAGGCGGTGAAGGGCAAGCTGGATTTCGAAAGCAAATGCCTTGTCTGCCATTCCATCGGCCAGGGCAGGAAGCTGGGCCCCGATCTTGCGGGCGTCACCCGGCGGCGCAGCGACGAGTGGCTGGTGAAATGGTTGAAATCGCCGGAGACCATGCTGCAATCCGATCCCGACGCGCAGGCGATCCTGAAGGAGGCGAACAATTTCCCCATGCCGAATCAGAATCTGTCCGAAAACGACATCCGGCAATACATCAAATATTTCCACTGGTCCGACGAACATCTTGGCGCGCCGGCTGGCGCAAAACCCGCCAGCGGTGCGGCTGAATCAAGCGAACGCGCGGAATGA
- a CDS encoding NnrS family protein, which yields MSFRAHPVWALGFRPFFLLAALAAVVWMPLWSLIYAAVLPLPMHFSAPVWHGHEMIFGFTAAVIAGFLLTAVPNWTGVPGQRGGILVALSAIWLAGRAVMLLSGWLPAWLVAIVDTAFFPAVVWAIRPSLVAAGKARNFLFPRVLLALAAVDMLIHLGGMRMVPIGEEVGLKAAIDLVTLLMVVMGGRVVPSFTANAVGSPPRQSNWTDRWSLYAMLVLTGLEFAPVMAGAQGLAALAAGVVNAWRMRGWQTIKTAGQPILWVLHLGYAWVVIGLLLKAAALLTDWVRWQDAIHGLTAGAIGTFTLGMMSRVALGHTGRPLKVRPVIAIAYLMISLAAILRIITPVGLSAATIVAMTHVASCLWAGAFLIYLIVYAPMLLRPRADGRPG from the coding sequence ATGTCTTTTCGGGCGCATCCAGTCTGGGCTTTGGGGTTCCGGCCGTTTTTTCTGCTCGCGGCGCTGGCCGCCGTCGTGTGGATGCCGCTGTGGTCGCTGATCTACGCCGCCGTCCTGCCGCTGCCGATGCATTTCTCGGCGCCGGTATGGCACGGCCACGAAATGATCTTTGGCTTCACCGCCGCCGTTATCGCGGGGTTTCTGCTGACAGCGGTGCCGAACTGGACCGGTGTGCCGGGACAGCGGGGCGGCATCCTGGTGGCATTGTCCGCGATCTGGCTTGCCGGCCGCGCGGTGATGCTGCTGAGCGGATGGCTGCCGGCGTGGCTGGTCGCAATCGTTGACACAGCTTTCTTTCCGGCGGTGGTATGGGCCATCCGTCCATCCTTGGTCGCCGCTGGAAAGGCGCGCAATTTCCTGTTCCCGCGGGTGCTGCTGGCGCTGGCCGCCGTTGATATGCTGATCCATCTGGGAGGCATGCGGATGGTTCCGATCGGCGAGGAAGTGGGCCTCAAGGCGGCGATCGATCTGGTGACCCTGCTGATGGTGGTCATGGGCGGGCGCGTCGTGCCCAGCTTTACCGCCAATGCGGTCGGCAGTCCGCCGCGCCAGTCTAATTGGACCGACCGCTGGTCGTTGTACGCCATGCTGGTGTTGACCGGGCTGGAGTTCGCCCCCGTCATGGCGGGGGCGCAGGGCCTGGCGGCGCTGGCGGCCGGCGTGGTCAATGCCTGGCGCATGCGTGGCTGGCAGACGATCAAGACGGCGGGACAGCCGATATTGTGGGTGCTGCACCTCGGCTACGCCTGGGTGGTGATCGGGCTGCTGCTGAAGGCGGCGGCATTGCTGACGGACTGGGTGCGGTGGCAGGACGCCATCCACGGACTGACCGCCGGCGCCATCGGCACCTTTACGCTCGGCATGATGTCGCGGGTGGCGCTGGGCCACACCGGCCGGCCGCTCAAGGTCAGGCCGGTCATCGCCATCGCCTATCTGATGATTTCGCTGGCCGCGATCCTGAGGATTATCACCCCCGTGGGCCTGTCTGCGGCCACCATTGTGGCGATGACCCATGTAGCCAGCTGTCTGTGGGCGGGAGCGTTTCTGATTTATTTGATCGTCTATGCACCCATGCTGCTGCGTCCGCGCGCCGACGGCCGCCCCGGTTGA
- a CDS encoding archease encodes MTNVVENKTPAGTGHWEHFPHEADMGVRGFGATRDEAFEQAALALMAVIVDLDTVEPHDEVALYCEAPNDELLFAEWLNALVYEMAVNKMLFSRFAVRIDGGKLNARAWGERIDMERHRPAVEIKGATYTALRVSRDAAGEWMAQTVVDV; translated from the coding sequence ATGACGAATGTAGTTGAAAATAAGACGCCGGCCGGGACCGGCCATTGGGAGCATTTTCCGCATGAGGCCGACATGGGCGTGCGTGGGTTTGGGGCGACCAGGGACGAAGCCTTCGAGCAGGCGGCGCTGGCGCTGATGGCGGTGATCGTGGATCTCGATACCGTCGAGCCGCATGACGAGGTCGCACTTTATTGCGAGGCGCCCAACGATGAGTTGCTGTTCGCGGAATGGCTGAATGCCCTTGTCTATGAGATGGCCGTGAACAAAATGCTTTTCAGCCGGTTCGCCGTTCGCATCGACGGCGGCAAACTGAACGCGCGGGCGTGGGGTGAACGCATCGACATGGAGAGGCACCGGCCGGCCGTGGAAATCAAGGGCGCGACCTATACCGCCCTGCGTGTCTCCCGGGACGCCGCCGGCGAATGGATGGCGCAGACGGTCGTGGACGTTTGA
- a CDS encoding RtcB family protein has product MRVPAIIYASEALVRDMDHKVYEQLVNVATLPGIVQAAYAMPDAHWGYGFPIGGVAAFDPDAGGVVSAGGVGFDISCGVRCLHTGLLRADIMPVQKELADMLYHRIPAGMGSTGAIRLNAEEMDAMLVGGAQWAVAQGWGTAADLERTEERGLMRHARPANVSLHAKKRQRDEMGTLGSGNHYLEVQEVTAVYDAAVAGVFGLKQGDVVVMIHCGSRGLGHQIGTEFLKHMTIAAGDYGIRLPDRELACAPINSEVGQRYLGAMRAGINCALANRQILTHLVREAFAEVLPRAGMPLLYDVSHNTCKVETHRIGGVSRELFVHRKGATRAFGPGHPDIPEPLRAAGQPVLIGGSMGTGSYVLTGTAASEELSFSSACHGAGRAMSRHQAYRTWKGRQVIDELAGRGILIRSPSGRGVAEEAPGAYKDVSAVVDAADAAGLARKIARVEPLICIKG; this is encoded by the coding sequence ATGCGCGTGCCCGCGATCATTTATGCCTCGGAGGCGCTGGTGCGGGACATGGACCACAAGGTTTACGAACAGCTGGTCAACGTGGCGACGCTGCCCGGCATCGTGCAGGCTGCCTACGCCATGCCCGACGCGCACTGGGGCTACGGTTTTCCGATCGGCGGCGTGGCGGCGTTCGATCCGGATGCGGGCGGCGTGGTGTCCGCCGGTGGCGTAGGCTTCGACATCTCCTGCGGCGTGCGCTGTCTGCACACCGGGCTTCTGCGCGCCGACATCATGCCGGTGCAGAAGGAACTCGCCGACATGCTCTACCATCGCATCCCGGCGGGGATGGGCAGCACCGGCGCCATCCGCCTCAATGCCGAGGAGATGGACGCCATGCTCGTCGGCGGCGCCCAGTGGGCGGTGGCGCAGGGCTGGGGCACCGCGGCGGATCTCGAACGCACCGAAGAGCGCGGACTGATGCGGCACGCCAGACCGGCCAACGTGTCATTGCACGCGAAAAAACGCCAGCGCGATGAGATGGGGACGCTGGGCAGCGGCAATCACTACCTCGAAGTGCAGGAGGTCACGGCCGTGTACGATGCGGCGGTCGCCGGGGTCTTCGGCCTCAAGCAGGGCGACGTCGTGGTCATGATTCACTGCGGTTCGCGCGGGCTCGGCCATCAGATCGGCACGGAGTTCTTGAAGCACATGACGATCGCGGCGGGCGATTACGGCATCCGGCTTCCCGATCGCGAACTCGCCTGCGCGCCGATCAATTCGGAAGTCGGCCAGCGGTATCTCGGCGCGATGCGCGCCGGCATCAATTGCGCGCTGGCCAACCGGCAAATCCTGACACATCTGGTGCGCGAGGCGTTTGCCGAGGTTCTGCCGCGGGCGGGCATGCCGTTGCTCTACGACGTCTCCCACAATACCTGCAAGGTCGAAACGCATCGGATCGGCGGCGTTTCCCGAGAACTGTTCGTCCATCGCAAGGGCGCCACGCGCGCCTTCGGGCCGGGACATCCCGACATCCCGGAGCCGCTGCGCGCCGCCGGGCAGCCGGTTCTGATCGGCGGCTCCATGGGCACCGGATCCTACGTGCTGACCGGCACTGCGGCGTCCGAGGAATTGTCCTTCAGTTCCGCCTGCCACGGGGCCGGGCGGGCCATGAGCCGCCATCAGGCCTATCGCACGTGGAAGGGCCGCCAGGTGATCGACGAACTGGCGGGGCGCGGCATCCTGATCCGCAGCCCCTCGGGACGGGGCGTCGCGGAAGAAGCGCCGGGGGCCTATAAAGATGTATCGGCGGTGGTGGATGCCGCCGATGCAGCGGGGCTGGCACGCAAGATCGCCCGCGTCGAGCCACTCATATGTATCAAGGGATAG
- a CDS encoding CapA family protein, whose amino-acid sequence MKGRDRIHRPISGDRRRFLAMAGRALLGGLLTRAALAMAAAESTKDVTLFLCGDVMTGRGVDQILPHPGNPRLHEFYMHSALGYLELAEEATGPIKHPVDFAYIWGDALAELERRQPAVRIINLETAVTTSDSAWRGKGIHYRMHPANVPCLSAARIDCCGLANNHVMDWGIEGLEETLTVLHAAGIKTPGAGRNWTEASAPAVFELPSGSRVLVFAFGSGTAGVFPAWLATENRPGVNVLDDFSSRSLQDVRRRIASVKRSSDVVVVSLHWGDNWGYDVPRDQMEFAHGLIDVAGADIVHGHSSHHPKAIEVYRDKLILYGCGDFINDYEGIGGYESYRSDLTLMYFPTFDPGTGRLRQLSLTPMQIRHFRVNRTGGEDMHWLEAMLNREGRRFGTRFRLASDGSLAAEWR is encoded by the coding sequence ATGAAGGGTCGTGATCGAATTCACCGACCCATCTCTGGAGATCGCCGGCGTTTTCTGGCCATGGCCGGGCGCGCGCTGCTCGGCGGCCTGCTGACGCGCGCGGCGCTGGCGATGGCGGCGGCGGAATCAACGAAGGATGTGACGCTGTTTCTGTGCGGCGACGTGATGACCGGCCGCGGCGTCGATCAAATCCTGCCACATCCCGGCAACCCGCGCCTGCATGAATTCTATATGCATTCCGCGCTCGGCTATCTCGAACTGGCGGAGGAGGCGACGGGGCCGATCAAGCATCCCGTGGACTTTGCCTACATCTGGGGCGATGCGCTGGCCGAACTCGAACGCCGGCAGCCGGCGGTGCGGATTATCAATCTCGAAACCGCAGTGACCACGAGCGATTCCGCATGGCGCGGCAAGGGCATCCATTACCGCATGCATCCGGCGAACGTGCCGTGCCTGTCGGCGGCGCGGATTGATTGCTGCGGCCTCGCCAACAATCACGTCATGGACTGGGGAATCGAGGGTCTTGAGGAGACCCTGACAGTGTTGCATGCCGCCGGCATCAAGACACCCGGTGCAGGACGCAACTGGACCGAGGCATCGGCGCCGGCCGTCTTCGAGCTGCCGTCAGGCAGCCGCGTGCTGGTCTTCGCCTTCGGCAGCGGCACTGCCGGCGTATTTCCGGCATGGCTCGCCACGGAAAATCGGCCCGGCGTGAATGTGCTGGACGATTTTTCCTCCAGGTCGCTACAGGACGTCCGCCGGCGAATCGCCAGCGTGAAACGCAGCAGCGACGTTGTCGTGGTGTCCCTGCACTGGGGCGACAACTGGGGCTACGACGTGCCGCGGGACCAGATGGAGTTCGCTCACGGCCTGATCGATGTCGCGGGTGCGGACATTGTCCACGGCCATTCATCTCACCACCCCAAGGCCATCGAGGTTTATCGCGACAAGCTCATTCTCTACGGCTGCGGCGACTTTATTAATGACTACGAGGGCATCGGCGGCTACGAATCGTACCGCTCCGATCTTACACTGATGTATTTCCCCACCTTCGATCCCGGCACCGGACGGCTGCGGCAACTGTCGTTGACGCCAATGCAGATTCGCCATTTTCGGGTGAATCGCACGGGTGGGGAGGACATGCACTGGCTCGAGGCGATGCTGAACCGCGAGGGGCGCCGGTTTGGCACCCGTTTTCGGCTTGCGTCCGACGGTTCACTGGCGGCAGAGTGGCGTTAG
- a CDS encoding phosphoribosyltransferase family protein yields the protein MRFKDRADAGRRLAALLQKYRGKEGVVFALPRGGVPVGAEVARALDMPLDLIIARKIGHPDNPEYAIAAVTETGELAANPQEVEGVNEDWYRRAVVAERQEAQRRHGRYLGDRPGVTAEGRVAIVVDDGIATGLTVTAAIKDARRRKPSRLVLAVPVAPRDTAGRLSRMVDDFVAVGTPEYFLGAVGAYYDDFRQVTDEEVVAILAGTPAAGAAA from the coding sequence ATGCGTTTCAAAGATCGGGCCGATGCGGGACGCCGTCTCGCTGCTCTATTACAGAAATATCGGGGCAAGGAGGGTGTGGTCTTTGCCCTGCCGCGCGGCGGCGTGCCTGTGGGCGCCGAAGTGGCGCGCGCACTCGACATGCCGCTGGATCTCATCATTGCCCGCAAGATCGGCCACCCCGACAATCCCGAATACGCTATCGCCGCCGTCACCGAAACCGGAGAACTGGCCGCCAATCCCCAGGAGGTCGAAGGGGTGAACGAGGACTGGTACCGGCGGGCGGTGGTGGCGGAACGGCAGGAGGCGCAGCGACGGCATGGGCGCTATCTCGGTGACCGGCCCGGGGTCACGGCCGAGGGCCGGGTGGCCATCGTGGTGGACGACGGAATCGCGACTGGCCTCACCGTGACCGCCGCCATCAAGGACGCGCGGCGGCGCAAACCGTCACGCCTCGTGCTGGCGGTCCCCGTGGCCCCGCGTGACACTGCCGGCCGGCTGTCGCGCATGGTTGATGATTTCGTCGCGGTCGGCACGCCGGAGTATTTTCTGGGCGCGGTGGGGGCGTATTACGACGATTTCAGGCAGGTCACGGACGAAGAGGTCGTGGCGATCCTTGCCGGCACTCCCGCGGCGGGGGCGGCCGCATGA
- a CDS encoding alpha/beta hydrolase, producing the protein MTAPTETSVGIPLDNAMHAGDLYMPASGATGIVLFAHGSGSSRRSPRNRMVAGALHEKGLATLLFDLLTESEDRDYETRFDIELLTRRLVSATDWLGRQQRLRELAIGYFGASTGAAAALRAAAALPDRIHAVVSRGGRPDLAMADLPEVRAPTLLIVGGADWQVLELNRQAHARLNAVKSLEVVPNATHLFEEPGALEQVALLAGAWFRKYLGKTAAPS; encoded by the coding sequence ATGACGGCGCCGACAGAAACCAGCGTAGGTATTCCACTCGACAACGCCATGCACGCGGGCGATCTGTACATGCCCGCGTCCGGCGCCACCGGTATCGTCCTGTTCGCGCACGGCAGCGGCAGCAGCCGCCGCTCGCCCCGCAATCGCATGGTTGCCGGCGCGCTGCACGAAAAGGGGCTGGCCACGCTGCTGTTCGATCTGCTGACCGAGTCGGAGGATCGCGATTACGAAACGCGTTTTGACATCGAATTACTGACGCGCCGGCTGGTGAGCGCCACGGACTGGCTCGGGCGACAGCAGCGATTGCGCGAACTGGCCATCGGCTATTTTGGCGCCAGCACGGGCGCAGCGGCGGCGCTCAGGGCTGCAGCTGCGCTTCCCGACCGCATCCATGCCGTGGTATCACGCGGCGGCAGGCCGGATCTGGCAATGGCGGATCTGCCGGAGGTGCGCGCGCCCACCCTGCTCATCGTCGGCGGCGCTGACTGGCAGGTGCTTGAGTTGAACCGCCAGGCGCACGCCCGCCTCAATGCGGTGAAATCGCTTGAAGTCGTTCCGAACGCCACCCACCTTTTCGAGGAGCCCGGCGCTCTTGAACAGGTGGCGCTTCTCGCCGGCGCCTGGTTCCGCAAATATCTGGGGAAGACAGCGGCGCCATCGTGA
- the atpD gene encoding F0F1 ATP synthase subunit beta, with amino-acid sequence MPPSLPTVGWIEAVHGPVVDIACKVLPPMHRALCSKVDHETYKFEVHQHLDETHARAITLHRTAGLRRGTPVFDTGSTLRIPVAPECLNRLLNVFGEPLDGAPPIPEQLFHDVLAKPPPLHETRAATEILETGIKAIDLLCPFIRGGKTGLFGGAGVGKTVLIMEFMHAIVKLHHGVSVFAGVGERIREGHELWREMESAGVMPHTLMVFGQMDESPGVRFRVGMSALAYAEYLRDSMGKEVLFLMDNAYRFVQAGSEISGLLGRMPATVGYQPTLMTEVAELEDRIISTTRGNITSVQAVYVPADDMTDPAVSTLLNHLDTTVILARSQAALGIYPAVDPLQSGSKMMDRHVLGDRHYTLAEGVREHLARYRELEDILTMLGIEELSEKDRRIVLRARKLQRYLSQPFHVVSEHTGIPGTSVSLADTLDDCEAFLRGDYDQVPEERCYMRASMKGGHA; translated from the coding sequence ATGCCCCCAAGCTTGCCTACTGTCGGATGGATTGAGGCGGTCCATGGACCAGTGGTTGATATTGCCTGTAAGGTCCTGCCCCCGATGCATCGGGCCTTGTGCAGCAAGGTCGATCACGAAACCTACAAGTTTGAAGTTCATCAGCACCTTGACGAAACGCATGCGCGCGCGATCACCCTGCACCGTACCGCAGGGCTGCGCCGGGGCACCCCGGTGTTCGATACCGGTTCTACGCTCCGTATACCGGTTGCCCCGGAATGCTTGAACCGCCTGCTCAACGTCTTCGGTGAGCCGCTGGACGGCGCTCCGCCGATCCCCGAACAGTTATTTCATGACGTCCTTGCCAAGCCACCGCCCCTGCACGAGACGCGGGCGGCGACCGAGATACTGGAAACCGGCATCAAAGCCATCGACCTGCTCTGTCCCTTTATTCGCGGTGGCAAAACAGGGTTGTTCGGCGGTGCCGGCGTGGGCAAGACGGTGCTCATCATGGAATTCATGCATGCCATCGTGAAGCTGCATCACGGCGTGTCGGTCTTCGCCGGGGTCGGCGAACGCATCCGCGAGGGCCACGAATTGTGGCGCGAGATGGAAAGCGCCGGCGTCATGCCGCACACATTGATGGTGTTCGGACAGATGGACGAATCTCCGGGCGTGCGCTTTCGCGTCGGCATGAGCGCGCTCGCCTATGCCGAGTACCTGCGCGACAGCATGGGCAAGGAAGTCCTGTTCCTGATGGACAATGCCTACCGCTTTGTCCAGGCCGGCAGCGAAATCTCCGGCCTGCTGGGGCGCATGCCGGCCACGGTCGGCTACCAGCCGACATTGATGACCGAGGTCGCCGAGCTGGAGGACCGCATCATCTCCACGACGCGCGGCAACATCACCTCGGTGCAGGCGGTTTACGTGCCCGCCGACGACATGACCGATCCAGCGGTGAGCACCCTCCTGAATCACCTCGACACCACGGTCATCCTGGCACGCTCACAGGCGGCGCTGGGCATCTACCCGGCGGTGGACCCATTGCAATCGGGCAGCAAGATGATGGATCGCCACGTCCTCGGCGACAGGCACTACACGCTGGCGGAGGGCGTGCGTGAACATCTGGCCCGCTACCGCGAACTGGAGGACATTTTGACGATGCTCGGAATCGAGGAGCTGTCCGAGAAGGATCGCCGCATCGTATTGCGCGCGCGCAAGCTGCAGCGTTATCTGTCACAACCGTTCCACGTCGTGAGCGAGCATACCGGCATCCCCGGTACATCCGTGTCGCTGGCTGATACGCTGGACGATTGCGAGGCGTTCCTGCGCGGGGACTACGATCAGGTGCCGGAGGAGCGGTGTTATATGCGCGCCAGCATGAAAGGCGGCCACGCATGA
- a CDS encoding F0F1 ATP synthase subunit epsilon yields MNTFALHLESATQYERINNVISFVGEDASGSFGILPGHARMMTLLEFGLARFRIADEDWQYLAVPGAVLYQQDNQLHVCARRYLRGTDYELISTALREQLLVEEESLRAVKQSLRHLEEEMFKRLWKLQHGGEAAL; encoded by the coding sequence ATGAACACTTTTGCACTGCACCTCGAAAGCGCGACGCAATACGAGCGGATCAACAATGTAATCAGCTTCGTGGGAGAGGATGCATCCGGCAGCTTCGGCATTCTGCCCGGGCATGCCCGTATGATGACCTTGCTGGAGTTCGGACTGGCCCGCTTTCGTATCGCCGATGAAGACTGGCAATACCTGGCCGTCCCGGGGGCCGTCTTGTACCAGCAGGACAATCAACTCCATGTGTGTGCGCGACGTTATTTGCGGGGAACGGATTACGAACTCATCAGCACCGCATTACGCGAGCAGCTGCTGGTGGAAGAGGAATCCCTGCGCGCGGTGAAGCAAAGTTTGCGTCATCTAGAAGAGGAAATGTTCAAGCGTCTCTGGAAGCTGCAGCATGGCGGTGAGGCGGCACTGTAG
- a CDS encoding AtpZ/AtpI family protein, protein MELDTRDSNSEQRRLENRIDRQVERMKLAEKNRRTILSQSVYLGTLGLLFVLPVIAGAYLGSWLDERLQHFAVHWTVSMIFLGIIIGAVNVYFFIRE, encoded by the coding sequence ATGGAACTGGATACCCGGGACAGCAACAGCGAGCAACGACGGCTGGAAAACCGCATCGACCGGCAGGTCGAGCGTATGAAGCTTGCTGAGAAAAACCGGCGCACGATCCTAAGCCAATCCGTCTATCTCGGCACCCTGGGGTTGTTGTTCGTGCTGCCGGTGATCGCCGGCGCCTACCTGGGCAGCTGGCTGGACGAACGTTTGCAGCATTTCGCCGTCCATTGGACAGTCAGCATGATTTTCCTCGGCATCATTATCGGCGCGGTGAATGTTTATTTTTTCATCCGGGAGTAG
- a CDS encoding F0F1 ATP synthase subunit A, with protein MPGTNGLHLGPITETVITTWGIMAALFIVCRLLTRRMRRDPGPWQVALEGIVSSIEDAIAAVLPDHAVQVMPFVGTLWIFIVIANLTGIVPGLSGPTGDLSLTTALAILVFLSVHWFGIRIHGLRNYLHHYLEPNPILLPFHVISEISRTVALAVRLFGNIFSLEMAALLVLLVAGFLAPVPVLLLHIVEALVQAYIFGMLALIYIAGGIQSLEPKATHEKE; from the coding sequence ATGCCGGGCACCAACGGCCTTCATCTGGGCCCGATTACGGAAACGGTGATCACGACATGGGGCATCATGGCGGCGCTGTTCATCGTGTGCCGGCTTTTGACGCGTCGCATGCGCAGGGATCCAGGCCCATGGCAGGTCGCGCTGGAGGGCATCGTCTCCAGCATCGAGGATGCCATCGCCGCGGTGCTGCCCGATCACGCCGTCCAAGTGATGCCTTTCGTCGGTACGCTGTGGATCTTCATCGTGATCGCCAACCTCACCGGCATCGTGCCGGGCTTGAGCGGACCCACCGGCGATTTGTCGCTGACCACGGCGCTGGCCATCCTGGTGTTTCTCTCGGTGCACTGGTTCGGCATCCGCATTCACGGCCTGCGCAACTACCTGCACCATTATCTCGAGCCGAACCCGATTCTGCTCCCATTTCATGTCATCAGCGAAATCTCACGCACGGTCGCGCTGGCCGTGCGTCTGTTCGGCAATATCTTCAGCCTGGAGATGGCGGCGTTGCTGGTACTGCTGGTTGCCGGATTCCTGGCACCCGTCCCGGTACTGCTGCTGCACATCGTCGAAGCGCTGGTGCAAGCCTACATCTTCGGCATGCTCGCATTGATATACATCGCCGGAGGAATTCAGTCTCTGGAACCCAAAGCAACGCACGAGAAGGAGTGA
- a CDS encoding F0F1 ATP synthase subunit C has translation MSDMALFTILSTVVAALAIAIGAIGPALAMGRSISQALDALARQPEAEKSITRTLFIGLAMIESLAIYVLVIALIILFRNPLLEYMLK, from the coding sequence ATGAGCGATATGGCCTTGTTTACGATTCTTTCCACGGTAGTCGCCGCCCTGGCCATCGCCATCGGCGCGATCGGCCCGGCACTGGCGATGGGACGCTCCATCTCCCAAGCGTTGGACGCGCTGGCGCGCCAGCCCGAGGCGGAAAAGTCGATAACGCGCACGCTGTTCATCGGTCTGGCGATGATTGAATCGCTGGCGATCTACGTGCTGGTCATCGCGCTGATCATTCTTTTCCGCAATCCGCTGCTGGAATACATGCTCAAGTAG